In Candidatus Poribacteria bacterium, one genomic interval encodes:
- a CDS encoding FGGY family carbohydrate kinase, with translation MSLLGIDVGTTGCKVIAFREDGTVLAQAYGEYPLNHPQPGWSELDANVVWENIATGIQQVATQTQSDPIEAISVASQGEAVTPIAADGQILANAITTFDARTSGICDALRQHITPLEVMQITGMPISDIHTLAKLIWIQQNQPDIYRQVWKFLGFEDFVYFKLGVPPVVDYSLAARTMAFDIINKSWSEKMLGLADVDAALFPDTAPSGTVIGEVSAEVADELGLPQGVVCVTGGHDQPCGALGSGIIRSGEVMDATGTVECIAPAFTEPVINQQMIDGNFACYPHVVDGLYVTLGFVSSGGVVLRWFRDTLAQTEVAQAEAEGRDVYDILMEKLPDAPGTAMVLPHFTGSGTPYLDLESKGAIVGLTLSTTKGELVKAILEGISYEIKQNLAMLQDAGVIINEVRAIGGGAKSEKWLQLKADMFGKKVIALDISEGVCLGTAILSGTAIGKYDSIESAVEQLVTPREVYYPREDVAQRYDEKLKAYEQIYPALRTLNYEV, from the coding sequence ATGAGTCTTTTGGGTATTGATGTAGGCACCACTGGATGTAAGGTCATCGCCTTCCGCGAAGATGGTACCGTTCTCGCGCAGGCATACGGCGAATATCCGTTGAACCACCCGCAACCCGGTTGGTCGGAACTCGACGCGAACGTCGTCTGGGAAAATATAGCAACCGGCATTCAACAGGTTGCAACACAAACACAATCCGATCCGATTGAGGCAATCAGTGTCGCTTCACAAGGTGAAGCCGTAACACCGATAGCAGCCGATGGACAGATTTTAGCAAACGCAATTACCACGTTTGACGCACGGACATCCGGCATCTGTGATGCGTTGAGACAACACATTACGCCGCTCGAAGTGATGCAAATCACCGGAATGCCAATCAGTGATATTCATACCTTAGCGAAACTTATCTGGATACAGCAGAACCAACCCGACATCTATCGACAGGTATGGAAATTTCTCGGCTTTGAGGATTTCGTCTATTTCAAACTCGGTGTTCCGCCAGTTGTAGACTATTCCCTCGCTGCCCGCACAATGGCGTTTGATATTATCAATAAGTCGTGGTCAGAGAAGATGCTCGGTCTGGCGGATGTAGATGCAGCCCTTTTTCCTGATACGGCACCTTCGGGAACAGTTATCGGTGAGGTAAGTGCCGAAGTGGCTGACGAACTCGGTTTACCACAAGGCGTGGTATGCGTTACAGGTGGACACGACCAACCGTGTGGTGCGTTAGGGTCAGGAATCATTCGGAGTGGTGAGGTCATGGATGCCACCGGTACCGTTGAATGTATAGCCCCTGCTTTTACAGAGCCTGTTATCAATCAGCAGATGATAGACGGCAATTTCGCCTGTTATCCACACGTCGTTGACGGCTTGTATGTCACGCTCGGTTTTGTATCCAGTGGTGGCGTTGTGCTGCGATGGTTCAGAGACACGCTTGCACAGACAGAGGTCGCACAGGCGGAAGCAGAGGGACGGGATGTCTACGATATATTGATGGAAAAATTACCCGATGCTCCGGGAACGGCGATGGTGTTGCCGCACTTCACGGGTTCAGGAACCCCTTATCTCGATCTCGAATCGAAGGGCGCGATTGTTGGGTTGACGCTCTCGACGACGAAAGGTGAACTCGTCAAAGCGATTTTGGAAGGCATTAGTTACGAAATTAAGCAGAATCTCGCCATGCTGCAGGACGCGGGTGTTATCATCAATGAAGTCCGTGCTATCGGTGGCGGTGCGAAGTCTGAGAAATGGCTGCAGCTCAAAGCCGATATGTTTGGGAAAAAGGTCATCGCACTTGATATATCCGAGGGGGTGTGTCTCGGCACGGCTATCCTCTCTGGAACTGCTATCGGCAAGTATGACTCTATTGAGTCGGCTGTTGAGCAGTTGGT
- a CDS encoding transposase has translation MAKRKRRTFTPEFKAKVVLEALRGESSQAELCRRHNLSEAQLSKWKQQLLENAASLFEPTDKISKDDAARIAHLEQLVEKLTVALDIHKKAAALINAARDD, from the coding sequence ATGGCGAAGCGAAAACGAAGAACCTTCACCCCCGAGTTTAAAGCGAAAGTTGTGCTTGAGGCACTCCGCGGTGAAAGTTCCCAAGCGGAACTGTGTCGGCGACATAACCTCAGCGAAGCTCAACTCTCAAAATGGAAGCAGCAACTCCTTGAAAACGCAGCGTCTCTCTTTGAACCCACTGATAAAATATCTAAAGACGATGCGGCACGGATTGCTCACCTTGAGCAACTGGTTGAGAAGTTGACCGTGGCATTAGACATCCACAAAAAAGCCGCGGCGCTTATCAACGCGGCACGCGACGATTAA